A genome region from Anaerobacillus alkaliphilus includes the following:
- a CDS encoding YozQ family protein, which produces MGKKDNKSVSAQVAENSYDPSDYHSNKDVDKGLAITHEQVSDMYVEGTIDGEIDNYDEKLKEFPRRSGE; this is translated from the coding sequence ATGGGAAAAAAGGATAATAAAAGTGTAAGTGCACAAGTTGCAGAAAATTCATATGATCCTTCAGATTATCATAGTAATAAAGATGTAGATAAGGGCCTAGCCATTACTCATGAACAAGTAAGTGATATGTATGTGGAAGGTACGATTGATGGTGAGATTGACAATTATGATGAAAAGCTGAAAGAGTTTCCTCGTCGTTCTGGAGAGTAG
- a CDS encoding GGDEF domain-containing protein, protein MTTSIDKKEKIVMTILAVLQSNLYFWVVLYFWGTSNGSWLLGLFIFLSIFNLVTIKYIKRYPFIIHMTQLLVAFFIIYFSGNVESPFYPMYYLPVISSVAILAQSFYNRSLFILALSASILTFVNIYSMSTVTFLQMIQGGVYSLTYFALGYSVLFYQERLKETIGNSKIDYLTEVLNRNGGEAALLEEITKAKQGSLPLSIAFCDLDNFKQLNDRYGHLSGDMILKTTASIIKETIPKDSYVVRWGGEEFLLILKGIPKDNAFEIFEHIRTKIELHSFNVKGSTLSITISGGIVEASEYNYELVEILSEADQLLYKAKDLGRNKIFSN, encoded by the coding sequence ATGACTACATCAATTGATAAAAAAGAGAAAATCGTTATGACAATCCTGGCTGTACTCCAAAGCAATCTATATTTTTGGGTTGTCTTGTACTTTTGGGGAACGAGCAACGGGTCGTGGCTTTTAGGTCTTTTTATATTCCTTTCTATCTTCAACCTAGTCACAATTAAGTACATAAAACGGTATCCATTCATCATTCATATGACACAGCTGTTAGTTGCTTTCTTCATTATTTACTTTTCTGGTAACGTAGAAAGTCCGTTTTACCCGATGTATTATTTACCGGTAATCTCGTCGGTTGCTATCCTAGCTCAGTCATTTTATAATCGGTCTTTGTTTATTTTAGCACTGTCTGCATCCATACTAACGTTCGTTAACATTTATTCAATGTCTACTGTTACCTTTTTACAAATGATTCAAGGCGGAGTTTATTCACTTACCTACTTTGCCTTAGGGTACAGTGTTCTCTTTTATCAGGAACGTTTAAAAGAAACCATTGGAAATTCTAAAATAGATTATCTTACAGAGGTTTTAAATCGTAATGGAGGAGAAGCTGCCCTTTTAGAGGAAATTACCAAAGCAAAACAAGGTTCTCTCCCTTTATCTATTGCTTTTTGTGATCTAGATAATTTTAAGCAATTGAACGATCGTTACGGTCACTTATCCGGTGATATGATCTTAAAGACAACGGCCTCAATTATAAAAGAAACAATACCTAAAGACTCCTATGTAGTACGCTGGGGTGGAGAAGAATTTCTGCTAATCCTAAAAGGGATACCCAAGGATAATGCTTTTGAAATATTTGAACATATTCGTACTAAGATTGAATTACATTCGTTTAATGTCAAAGGCAGCACCCTGTCCATTACGATAAGCGGAGGAATTGTTGAAGCTAGCGAATATAATTATGAATTAGTTGAAATCCTTAGCGAGGCAGATCAATTATTGTACAAAGCAAAAGACTTGGGACGCAACAAAATTTTTTCTAACTAA
- a CDS encoding aminopeptidase: MSTFEQNLEKYADIAVRVGINIQQGQTLVINAPTNNMEFVRLVAKKAYEAGAKDVVIEWNDEELTLLKYTLAPDEAFLEFPAWKAKGFEELAENGAAFMSIVAANPDLLKGVDPERISNANKARGVALEKYRNYVQADKVSWCVIAAPSKEWAQKVFPNTTEEESMAKLWEAILMATRADLEDPVAAWREHNSKLLNKVEYLNEKKYAKLHYQAPGTDLTIELPEKHLWVGGGGNNENGVNFVANMPTEEVFTLPKRDGVHGVVQSTKPLNYSGNVINNFSITFENGRIVDFTAEEGYETLKRLVETDEGSHYLGEVALVPHDSPISNSNIIFYNTLFDENASSHLAIGNAYSFNLEGGKTMSKEELEQHCVNTSITHVDFMIGSSEMNIDGVTKDGEREPLFRNGNWAF; this comes from the coding sequence GTGAGTACATTTGAACAAAACTTAGAAAAATATGCTGATATTGCAGTACGAGTTGGTATTAACATTCAACAAGGACAAACATTAGTAATTAACGCACCGACGAACAACATGGAATTTGTCCGTCTAGTAGCTAAAAAAGCTTATGAAGCTGGAGCAAAAGATGTCGTCATTGAGTGGAATGATGAAGAACTTACGCTATTAAAGTATACGTTAGCCCCTGACGAAGCTTTCTTGGAGTTCCCGGCGTGGAAAGCAAAAGGGTTTGAAGAATTGGCTGAAAACGGTGCCGCATTTATGAGTATTGTTGCAGCAAACCCAGACCTACTAAAAGGGGTCGATCCTGAAAGAATTTCAAATGCCAATAAAGCTAGAGGAGTAGCACTTGAAAAATATCGCAACTATGTTCAAGCTGATAAAGTCAGCTGGTGCGTCATTGCGGCTCCATCTAAAGAGTGGGCCCAGAAGGTGTTTCCAAATACAACAGAAGAAGAAAGCATGGCAAAACTATGGGAAGCTATCTTAATGGCTACACGTGCAGACTTAGAAGACCCAGTCGCAGCATGGCGTGAACATAATAGTAAACTTTTAAATAAAGTTGAGTACTTAAATGAGAAGAAGTATGCAAAGCTACACTACCAGGCTCCTGGAACCGATTTAACAATTGAACTTCCTGAAAAGCACCTATGGGTTGGTGGCGGTGGCAATAACGAAAATGGGGTTAACTTTGTCGCGAACATGCCTACTGAAGAAGTATTTACGCTTCCAAAAAGAGATGGTGTCCATGGAGTTGTACAAAGTACGAAACCATTAAACTATAGTGGCAACGTGATCAATAACTTTAGCATAACCTTTGAAAACGGAAGAATTGTTGATTTTACAGCAGAAGAAGGCTATGAAACATTAAAACGTTTAGTCGAAACAGATGAGGGTTCTCATTACTTAGGAGAAGTAGCACTTGTTCCTCATGACTCTCCTATTTCAAACTCGAACATTATTTTTTATAATACCTTGTTCGATGAAAATGCCTCAAGCCATTTAGCAATTGGAAATGCATACTCTTTTAACCTTGAAGGCGGGAAGACAATGTCCAAGGAAGAGCTTGAGCAGCACTGTGTAAACACAAGTATCACTCACGTTGACTTCATGATCGGTTCAAGTGAAATGAACATAGACGGTGTTACCAAAGACGGCGAACGTGAGCCTTTATTTAGAAATGGAAACTGGGCGTTTTAA